The following coding sequences are from one Mesorhizobium onobrychidis window:
- a CDS encoding lipoprotein, translating into MTASRILVTLTLLAALATVTACGRKSGLETPYEAAVQARKDAQKAEQPVPPEPEKPVKDKKFILDPLI; encoded by the coding sequence ATGACCGCAAGCAGGATTTTGGTGACGCTGACGCTGCTGGCGGCGCTAGCAACCGTAACGGCCTGCGGCAGGAAGTCCGGGCTCGAGACGCCCTATGAGGCGGCCGTGCAGGCGCGCAAGGACGCACAAAAGGCCGAGCAGCCCGTGCCGCCCGAGCCGGAAAAACCGGTCAAGGACAAGAAGTTCATTCTGGACCCGCTGATCTAG
- the argH gene encoding argininosuccinate lyase codes for MSDKKASNQMWGGRFASGPAAIMEAINASISFDRKLYAQDIRGSIAHSEMLAQTGIISAADQEKIAHGLNTILAEIEAGTFEFSTRLEDIHMNVEARLAELIGPAAGRLHTARSRNDQVAVDLRLWVKDECFRVAEALKGLITAFLERAAEHAATVMPGFTHMQAAQPVTFGHHCMAYVEMFSRDLSRVRDAIERMDESPLGAAALAGTSFPIDRHQTAKALGFREPMRNSLDSVSDRDFALEFLGLAAICATHLSRLAEEIIIWSTPQFGFVRLSDSFSTGSSIMPQKKNPDAAELVRGKTGRVTGHLVGLLTVMKGMPLTYGKDMQEDKESVFDAAETLDLMLAAMTGMVRDMTVNAAAMKKAAGSGYATATDLADWLVRTLGLPFREAHHVTGRAVALAEERKIGLDRLPLEDLRSIHAGITADVFSVLAVQNSVKSRTSFGGTAPSEVRKQIRYWKKHIAKA; via the coding sequence ATGAGCGACAAGAAGGCCAGCAACCAGATGTGGGGCGGACGTTTTGCCTCGGGTCCGGCCGCGATCATGGAAGCCATCAACGCGTCGATCTCGTTCGACCGCAAGCTCTATGCGCAGGATATCAGAGGCTCGATCGCCCATAGCGAGATGCTGGCGCAAACGGGCATTATTTCGGCGGCCGATCAAGAAAAAATCGCTCACGGGCTGAACACGATCCTGGCAGAGATCGAAGCCGGCACGTTCGAGTTCTCGACCAGGCTGGAAGACATCCACATGAATGTCGAGGCTCGCCTTGCCGAGCTGATCGGGCCAGCCGCCGGCCGCCTGCACACCGCCCGTTCGCGCAACGACCAGGTGGCGGTCGATCTCAGACTGTGGGTCAAGGACGAGTGCTTTCGCGTCGCCGAGGCGCTGAAGGGCCTGATCACGGCGTTCCTGGAACGGGCCGCGGAGCATGCGGCAACTGTGATGCCTGGCTTCACCCATATGCAGGCGGCGCAGCCGGTGACCTTCGGCCATCACTGCATGGCCTATGTCGAGATGTTTTCGCGCGATCTGTCTCGTGTTCGCGACGCCATCGAACGGATGGACGAAAGCCCGCTCGGTGCGGCCGCCCTTGCCGGCACCAGCTTTCCGATCGACCGGCACCAGACGGCCAAGGCGCTCGGCTTCCGCGAGCCGATGCGCAATTCCCTGGACAGCGTTTCGGACCGCGATTTCGCGCTCGAGTTTCTGGGGCTGGCGGCAATCTGCGCGACGCATCTGTCGCGGCTGGCCGAAGAGATCATCATCTGGTCGACGCCGCAATTCGGCTTCGTCAGGCTGTCGGACTCATTCTCTACCGGCTCCTCGATCATGCCGCAGAAAAAGAACCCCGACGCCGCCGAACTGGTGCGCGGCAAGACTGGCCGCGTCACTGGCCATCTGGTCGGCCTGCTGACTGTCATGAAGGGCATGCCGCTGACCTACGGCAAGGACATGCAGGAGGACAAGGAATCCGTGTTCGACGCCGCCGAGACGCTTGACCTGATGCTGGCGGCGATGACCGGCATGGTGCGCGACATGACGGTGAACGCCGCCGCCATGAAGAAGGCCGCCGGGTCAGGCTATGCGACCGCGACCGATCTCGCCGACTGGCTGGTGCGCACCCTCGGCCTGCCGTTCCGCGAGGCGCATCACGTCACCGGCCGCGCGGTAGCGCTGGCGGAAGAGAGGAAGATCGGGCTCGACAGGCTGCCGCTGGAAGACTTGCGGTCCATTCACGCAGGGATCACGGCGGACGTGTTTTCCGTGCTTGCCGTGCAGAACTCGGTGAAGAGCCGCACGAGCTTCGGCGGCACCGCGCCGTCGGAAGTGAGGAAGCAGATCCGATACTGGAAAAAGCACATCGCCAAGGCGTGA